A genome region from Populus alba chromosome 3, ASM523922v2, whole genome shotgun sequence includes the following:
- the LOC118054455 gene encoding uncharacterized protein At2g33490 isoform X1, with product MKSLRKLRGYASLHKQAVHKNPRDLPSFSQSHELAKASQDMIDMKDCYDSLLSAAAGTANCAFEFSESLHEMGACLLAKTALNDDEESGRVLLMLGKVQFELQKLVDGYRSHINQTIISPSESLLKELQTVEEMKQQCDEKRDVYAHMAGQRERVSGRNGKGECFSMQQIQAAHDEYDEEATLFVFRLKSLKEGQSRSLLTQAARHHAAQLCFFKKALKSLEAVEPHVKLVSEQQHIDYHFSALDDDGRDDDDYDDDEDYDDAIDDGELSFDYGQNDQEQEVSKSIKSMELDLEDITFPQVVTLEMAKENLDKSYRTSFPIKGELSAGTQSAPLFAEAKSDPAGKTKQLMPSSTRKFNTYVLPTPADPKSSNSTGPGSPVSQTLKTSLSGRPPNLWHSSPIGPKKNDKLLGVEMSSKPPAINSQSVLKESNNNTASTRLPPPLADGLFFSRLEPPAGAESKKIKRYAFSGPITSQPWSTKAVSAEHPQLFSGPLLRNPTPQLFSSSTKVSPRISPKVSPSSSPPFVSSPKISELHELPRPPVSSTSKSPGAVGLVGHSAPLLPKGHMLPGTRKTSTSNVESQLPTPSQVVPRSLSIPSSRHRVMVAQNSGIVENVASPPLTPISLSNTQPSSTGSRIVNQTVQIRGAV from the exons AATTCTCAGAATCATTGCATGAAATGGGTGCTTGCCTTCTTGCGAAAACTGCATtgaatgatgatgaagaaagtG GCAGGGTCTTGCTGATGCTGGGAAAAGTGCAATTTGAACTCCAGAAACTTGTTGACGGCTAC CGTTCTCACATAAATCAGACAATCATAAGCCCGTCAGAGTCTCTTCTGAAAGAACTTCAAACAGTTGAG GAGATGAAGCAGCAGTGTGATGAGAAAAG AGATGTATATGCGCACATGGCGGGACAGAGAGAAAGAGTGAGTGGAAGAAATGGAAAGGGAGAGTGTTTTTCTATGCAGCAAATACAAGCAGCTCATGATGAATATGATGAGGAGGccactttgtttgtttttcgtCTTAAATCCCTGAAGGAAGGACAATCACGCAGTCTTCTTACACAGGCGGCTCGGCACCATGCTGCTcag CTGTGCTTCTTTAAGAAGGCTCTTAAATCTCTTGAAGCAGTTGAGCCGCATGTCAAATTGGTCTCAGAACAGCAGCATATAGATTACCACTTTAGTGCCCTTGATGATGATGGGAgggatgatgatgattatgatgatgatgaagattaTGATGATGCCATTGATGATGGAGAATTGAGCTTTGACTATGGACAAAATGACCAGGAGCAAGAAGTTTCCAAATCAATAAAGTCAATGGAG TTGGATTTGGAGGACATTACATTTCCCCAAGTTGTGACATTGGAAATGGCAAAG GAAAATCTAGATAAAAGTTACAGGACATCGTTTCCTATTAAGGGAGAACTTAGTGCAGGCACCCAATCAGCTCCGCTTTTTGCTGAAGCGAAATCTGATCCAgctggaaaaacaaaacaactgaTGCCATCATCCACCCGAAAGTTCAACACTTACGTATTGCCTACTCCAGCAGACCCAAAGAGTTCAAATTCTACAGGACCTGGTAGCCCGGTTTCTCAAACATTAAAGACAAGTTTGAGTGGACGTCCTCCGAATTTGTGGCACTCATCCCCTATTGGCCCTAAAAAAAACGATAAGTTACTAGGAGTTGAAATGTCTAGCAAGCCCCCTGCTATAAATTCACAGTCAGTGCTCAAGGAGAGCAACAACAACACTGCATCCACCCGATTACCTCCTCCTCTAGCTGATGGACTCTTTTTTTCAAGGCTTGAGCCACCGGCTGGCGCTGAatctaagaaaatcaaaagatatGCCTTTTCTGGTCCTATTACATCCCAGCCATGGTCTACCAAGGCAGTCTCCGCAGAACATCCACAATTGTTCTCTGGACCCCTTTTGCGAAATCCAACGCCCCAATTATTTTCATCATCTACGAAAGTGTCTCCAAGAATATCACCAAAAGTATCTCCTAGTTCTTCCCCTCCATTTGTGTCCTCACCCAAAATCAGCGAGCTACATGAGCTTCCCAGACCCCCAGTCAGTTCAACCTCCAAGTCTCCAGGGGCTGTAGGTTTGGTTGGTCATTCAGCTCCACTGTTGCCCAAAGGCCACATGCTTCCTGGTACAAGGAAAACGTCAACATCAAATGTAGAATCTCAACTGCCTACACCTTCTCAAGTTGTCCCTCGCAGTCTTTCAATACCCTCTAGCAGACATAGAGTAATGGTCGCTCAGAATTCAGGGATTGTTGAGAATGTTGCCTCACCTCCTCTAACCCCTATATCTTTATCTAACACCCAGCCATCATCCACTGGTTCCCGGATCGTCAATCAGACAGTTCAAATCAGAG GTGCAGTTTGA
- the LOC118054453 gene encoding zinc finger protein CONSTANS-LIKE 15 isoform X1, with translation MVTHSSKIKETVPCDFCSEQTAVLYCRADSAKLCLFCDQHVHSANLLSRKHVRAQICDNCNSELVSVRCATDNLVLCQECDGDAHGSCSVSASHDRTIIEGFSGCPTALDLASLWGFDLEEKKQEPLIENWSSNICGVVHDMVNEPWVYNKSSGNFSFQDLMVPNENSNNGNRNFDNVMVFGNVSKSPSCGKYKHVIYKQLVELLKRDLMGGGGGGGDEGGGGDEGGDFGDGEGCDFGGGDGREGENLVPETQSRSAWREGVGFGNGNGGRFGNDNVGGGGSDGNVRGEQLLHEHMPFTSLLMLPTEVGVKSNGKLVGEDMMWDSNADAHGTQIWDFHLGQLRSHDESGQLEIEYGANDAGFVIKNFSEPMKETSLTNTKVLGNMYQMNCSIVHDDMAPFNNNLNNNLTSSQGPATSESNNLPIARVLSGTAFCKPKCSGSSKDVQFMEQSILVRGEGFKTEAATKVDMELLVRNRGDAMQRYKEKKKTRRYDKHIRYESRKARADTRKRVKGRFVKTTEVPDC, from the exons ATGGTTACCCACAGTTCAAAGATCAAAGAAACAGTACCATGTGATTTCTGCAGTGAACAAACTGCAGTTCTTTACTGCAGAGCCGACTCCGCAAAACTTTGTTTATTCTGCGATCAACATGTCCACTCCGCAAACCTTCTCTCACGCAAGCATGTCCGCGCACAGATCTGCGACAATTGCAACTCGGAGCTTGTTTCTGTCCGCTGCGCAACTGACAATTTGGTACTCTGTCAAGAGTGTGACGGGGATGCTCACGGTAGTTGTTCTGTGTCCGCTTCACACGATCGTACTATTATTGAAGGGTTTTCCGGTTGTCCCACAGCTCTTGATTTGGCTTCTTTATGGGGTTTTGATTTGGAAGAGAAGAAGCAGGAGCCGTTGATTGAAAATTGGAGTAGTAATATTTGTGGGGTCGTCCATGATATGGTGAATGAGCCTTGGGTTTATAATAAATCTAGTGGTAATTTTAGTTTTCAGGACTTGATGGTGCCAAATGAAAACAGTAATAATGGTAATAGGAATTTTGACAATGTTATGGTTTTTGGAAATGTGAGCAAGAGTCCAAGTTGTGGGAAATACAAGCATGTAATATATAAGCAGTTGGTGGAGTTGTTAAAGAGGGATTTGAtgggcggcggcggcggcggcggcgatgagggtggtggtggtgatgaggGTGGTGATTTTGGTGACGGAGAGGGTTGTGATTTTGGCGGTGGTGATGGTAGAGAAGGAGAGAATTTGGTGCCAGAGACACAGAGTAGGAGTGCGTGGCGGGAGGGTGTGGGATTTGGGAATGGGAATGGCGGGCGTTTTGGGAATGATAATgtcggtggtggtggtagtgATGGTAATGTTAGAGGTGAGCAATTGTTGCACGAACATATGCCGTTTACTTCTTTGCTTATGCTGCCGACGGAGGTGGGTGTCAAGTCTAATGGAAAACTTGTTGGTGAGGATATGATGTGGGACAGTAATGCCGATGCTCATGGCACTCAG ATATGGGATTTTCATTTAGGGCAACTGAGGAGTCATGACGAATCTGGCCAATTAGAAATCGAGTATGGTGCAAACGACGCAGGATTTGTGATCAAGAATTTCAGTGAACCAATGAAAGAAACATCTTTAACCAACACGAAAGTGTTGGGAAACATGTACCAGATGAATTGCTCCATCGTGCATGATGATATGGCACCATTTAAT AACAACttaaataataacttaacaTCCAGCCAGGGACCAGCAACATCTGAAAGTAACAACCTCCCTATTGCAAGAGTGTTGTCAGGCACAGCTTTTTGTAAACCAAAATGTTCAGGTAGCTCTAAAGATGTCCAGTTCATGGAACAGTCTATTCTCGTAAGAGGTGAAGGCTTCAAAACAGAAGCAGCAACCAAGGTTGACATGGAGCTGTTGGTGCGGAATAGAGGTGATGCTATGCAACGttacaaggagaagaagaaaacccgAAG ATATGATAAGCACATACGGTATGAATCAAGAAAGGCGAGAGCTGATACCAGGAAGCGAGTGAAGGGTCGATTTGTGAAGACAACTGAAGTTCCTGACTGTTGA
- the LOC118054456 gene encoding uncharacterized protein isoform X1, whose product MASCTVLHLLVLVLPSIILALTNANLEGDALYALRRAVKDPGHVLQSWDPNLVDPCTWFHVTCDGDNRVTRLDLGNAKLSGSLVPELGKLVRLQYLELYMNELVGPIPRELGNLKSLVSLDLYHNNLTGTIPASLSKLSNLKFLRLNGNRLTGRIPRELTKLESLKIIDLSNNDLCGTIPASGSFSKFTEESFVNNSRLEGPELMGSVRYGAAGSCK is encoded by the exons ATGGCAAGCTGTACTGTGTTACATCTTCTCGTTCTTGTTCTTCCATCAATCATTCTAGCACTAACAAATGCAAATTTAGAAG GGGATGCTTTGTACGCTCTGAGGAGAGCAGTGAAGGATCCAGGGCATGTTCTCCAGAGCTGGGACCCAAACTTGGTGGATCCATGTACTTGGTTCCACGTTACCTGTGATGGTGATAATCGGGTTACCCGACT AGACCTTGGAAACGCAAAGCTTTCAGGCAGTCTGGTTCCCGAGTTGGGGAAGCTCGTCCGTCTTCAGTATCT GGAACTCTACATGAATGAACTGGTGGGTCCTATACCAAGGGAACTTGGAAACCTGAAGAGCCTTGTGAGCTTGGATCTATATCACAACAACCTCACGGGGACCATTCCTGCCTCACTTTCTAAGCTTTCCAATCTTAAATTCCT GAGACTGAACGGCAACAGACTGACTGGAAGGATACCAAGAGAACTGACCAAATTGGAGAGCCTAAAGATCAT TGACCTGTCAAACAATGATTTATGTGGCACCATACCTGCCTCAGGTTCTTTCTCCAAGTTCACAGAGGAAAG TTTTGTGAATAACTCAAGACTGGAAGGACCGGAACTGATGGGATCTGTGAGATACGGTGCTGCCGGAAGCTGTAAATGA
- the LOC118054455 gene encoding uncharacterized protein At2g33490 isoform X2 — MKSLRKLRGYASLHKQAVHKNPRDLPSFSQSHELAKASQDMIDMKDCYDSLLSAAAGTANCAFEFSESLHEMGACLLAKTALNDDEESGRVLLMLGKVQFELQKLVDGYRSHINQTIISPSESLLKELQTEMKQQCDEKRDVYAHMAGQRERVSGRNGKGECFSMQQIQAAHDEYDEEATLFVFRLKSLKEGQSRSLLTQAARHHAAQLCFFKKALKSLEAVEPHVKLVSEQQHIDYHFSALDDDGRDDDDYDDDEDYDDAIDDGELSFDYGQNDQEQEVSKSIKSMELDLEDITFPQVVTLEMAKENLDKSYRTSFPIKGELSAGTQSAPLFAEAKSDPAGKTKQLMPSSTRKFNTYVLPTPADPKSSNSTGPGSPVSQTLKTSLSGRPPNLWHSSPIGPKKNDKLLGVEMSSKPPAINSQSVLKESNNNTASTRLPPPLADGLFFSRLEPPAGAESKKIKRYAFSGPITSQPWSTKAVSAEHPQLFSGPLLRNPTPQLFSSSTKVSPRISPKVSPSSSPPFVSSPKISELHELPRPPVSSTSKSPGAVGLVGHSAPLLPKGHMLPGTRKTSTSNVESQLPTPSQVVPRSLSIPSSRHRVMVAQNSGIVENVASPPLTPISLSNTQPSSTGSRIVNQTVQIRGAV; from the exons AATTCTCAGAATCATTGCATGAAATGGGTGCTTGCCTTCTTGCGAAAACTGCATtgaatgatgatgaagaaagtG GCAGGGTCTTGCTGATGCTGGGAAAAGTGCAATTTGAACTCCAGAAACTTGTTGACGGCTAC CGTTCTCACATAAATCAGACAATCATAAGCCCGTCAGAGTCTCTTCTGAAAGAACTTCAAACA GAGATGAAGCAGCAGTGTGATGAGAAAAG AGATGTATATGCGCACATGGCGGGACAGAGAGAAAGAGTGAGTGGAAGAAATGGAAAGGGAGAGTGTTTTTCTATGCAGCAAATACAAGCAGCTCATGATGAATATGATGAGGAGGccactttgtttgtttttcgtCTTAAATCCCTGAAGGAAGGACAATCACGCAGTCTTCTTACACAGGCGGCTCGGCACCATGCTGCTcag CTGTGCTTCTTTAAGAAGGCTCTTAAATCTCTTGAAGCAGTTGAGCCGCATGTCAAATTGGTCTCAGAACAGCAGCATATAGATTACCACTTTAGTGCCCTTGATGATGATGGGAgggatgatgatgattatgatgatgatgaagattaTGATGATGCCATTGATGATGGAGAATTGAGCTTTGACTATGGACAAAATGACCAGGAGCAAGAAGTTTCCAAATCAATAAAGTCAATGGAG TTGGATTTGGAGGACATTACATTTCCCCAAGTTGTGACATTGGAAATGGCAAAG GAAAATCTAGATAAAAGTTACAGGACATCGTTTCCTATTAAGGGAGAACTTAGTGCAGGCACCCAATCAGCTCCGCTTTTTGCTGAAGCGAAATCTGATCCAgctggaaaaacaaaacaactgaTGCCATCATCCACCCGAAAGTTCAACACTTACGTATTGCCTACTCCAGCAGACCCAAAGAGTTCAAATTCTACAGGACCTGGTAGCCCGGTTTCTCAAACATTAAAGACAAGTTTGAGTGGACGTCCTCCGAATTTGTGGCACTCATCCCCTATTGGCCCTAAAAAAAACGATAAGTTACTAGGAGTTGAAATGTCTAGCAAGCCCCCTGCTATAAATTCACAGTCAGTGCTCAAGGAGAGCAACAACAACACTGCATCCACCCGATTACCTCCTCCTCTAGCTGATGGACTCTTTTTTTCAAGGCTTGAGCCACCGGCTGGCGCTGAatctaagaaaatcaaaagatatGCCTTTTCTGGTCCTATTACATCCCAGCCATGGTCTACCAAGGCAGTCTCCGCAGAACATCCACAATTGTTCTCTGGACCCCTTTTGCGAAATCCAACGCCCCAATTATTTTCATCATCTACGAAAGTGTCTCCAAGAATATCACCAAAAGTATCTCCTAGTTCTTCCCCTCCATTTGTGTCCTCACCCAAAATCAGCGAGCTACATGAGCTTCCCAGACCCCCAGTCAGTTCAACCTCCAAGTCTCCAGGGGCTGTAGGTTTGGTTGGTCATTCAGCTCCACTGTTGCCCAAAGGCCACATGCTTCCTGGTACAAGGAAAACGTCAACATCAAATGTAGAATCTCAACTGCCTACACCTTCTCAAGTTGTCCCTCGCAGTCTTTCAATACCCTCTAGCAGACATAGAGTAATGGTCGCTCAGAATTCAGGGATTGTTGAGAATGTTGCCTCACCTCCTCTAACCCCTATATCTTTATCTAACACCCAGCCATCATCCACTGGTTCCCGGATCGTCAATCAGACAGTTCAAATCAGAG GTGCAGTTTGA
- the LOC118054456 gene encoding uncharacterized protein isoform X2, translating into MASCTVLHLLVLVLPSIILALTNANLEGDALYALRRAVKDPGHVLQSWDPNLVDPCTWFHVTCDGDNRVTRLDLGNAKLSGSLVPELGKLVRLQYLELYMNELVGPIPRELGNLKSLVSLDLYHNNLTGTIPASLSKLSNLKFLRLNGNRLTGRIPRELTKLESLKIIDLSNNDLCGTIPASGSFSKFTEER; encoded by the exons ATGGCAAGCTGTACTGTGTTACATCTTCTCGTTCTTGTTCTTCCATCAATCATTCTAGCACTAACAAATGCAAATTTAGAAG GGGATGCTTTGTACGCTCTGAGGAGAGCAGTGAAGGATCCAGGGCATGTTCTCCAGAGCTGGGACCCAAACTTGGTGGATCCATGTACTTGGTTCCACGTTACCTGTGATGGTGATAATCGGGTTACCCGACT AGACCTTGGAAACGCAAAGCTTTCAGGCAGTCTGGTTCCCGAGTTGGGGAAGCTCGTCCGTCTTCAGTATCT GGAACTCTACATGAATGAACTGGTGGGTCCTATACCAAGGGAACTTGGAAACCTGAAGAGCCTTGTGAGCTTGGATCTATATCACAACAACCTCACGGGGACCATTCCTGCCTCACTTTCTAAGCTTTCCAATCTTAAATTCCT GAGACTGAACGGCAACAGACTGACTGGAAGGATACCAAGAGAACTGACCAAATTGGAGAGCCTAAAGATCAT TGACCTGTCAAACAATGATTTATGTGGCACCATACCTGCCTCAGGTTCTTTCTCCAAGTTCACAGAGGAAAGGTAA
- the LOC118054453 gene encoding zinc finger protein CONSTANS-LIKE 15 isoform X2 gives MVTHSSKIKETVPCDFCSEQTAVLYCRADSAKLCLFCDQHVHSANLLSRKHVRAQICDNCNSELVSVRCATDNLVLCQECDGDAHGSCSVSASHDRTIIEGFSGCPTALDLASLWGFDLEEKKQEPLIENWSSNICGVVHDMVNEPWVYNKSSGNFSFQDLMVPNENSNNGNRNFDNVMVFGNVSKSPSCGKYKHVIYKQLVELLKRDLMGGGGGGGDEGGGGDEGGDFGDGEGCDFGGGDGREGENLVPETQSRSAWREGVGFGNGNGGRFGNDNVGGGGSDGNVRGEQLLHEHMPFTSLLMLPTEVGVKSNGKLVGEDMMWDSNADAHGTQIWDFHLGQLRSHDESGQLEIEYGANDAGFVIKNFSEPMKETSLTNTKVLGNMYQMNCSIVHDDMAPFNGPATSESNNLPIARVLSGTAFCKPKCSGSSKDVQFMEQSILVRGEGFKTEAATKVDMELLVRNRGDAMQRYKEKKKTRRYDKHIRYESRKARADTRKRVKGRFVKTTEVPDC, from the exons ATGGTTACCCACAGTTCAAAGATCAAAGAAACAGTACCATGTGATTTCTGCAGTGAACAAACTGCAGTTCTTTACTGCAGAGCCGACTCCGCAAAACTTTGTTTATTCTGCGATCAACATGTCCACTCCGCAAACCTTCTCTCACGCAAGCATGTCCGCGCACAGATCTGCGACAATTGCAACTCGGAGCTTGTTTCTGTCCGCTGCGCAACTGACAATTTGGTACTCTGTCAAGAGTGTGACGGGGATGCTCACGGTAGTTGTTCTGTGTCCGCTTCACACGATCGTACTATTATTGAAGGGTTTTCCGGTTGTCCCACAGCTCTTGATTTGGCTTCTTTATGGGGTTTTGATTTGGAAGAGAAGAAGCAGGAGCCGTTGATTGAAAATTGGAGTAGTAATATTTGTGGGGTCGTCCATGATATGGTGAATGAGCCTTGGGTTTATAATAAATCTAGTGGTAATTTTAGTTTTCAGGACTTGATGGTGCCAAATGAAAACAGTAATAATGGTAATAGGAATTTTGACAATGTTATGGTTTTTGGAAATGTGAGCAAGAGTCCAAGTTGTGGGAAATACAAGCATGTAATATATAAGCAGTTGGTGGAGTTGTTAAAGAGGGATTTGAtgggcggcggcggcggcggcggcgatgagggtggtggtggtgatgaggGTGGTGATTTTGGTGACGGAGAGGGTTGTGATTTTGGCGGTGGTGATGGTAGAGAAGGAGAGAATTTGGTGCCAGAGACACAGAGTAGGAGTGCGTGGCGGGAGGGTGTGGGATTTGGGAATGGGAATGGCGGGCGTTTTGGGAATGATAATgtcggtggtggtggtagtgATGGTAATGTTAGAGGTGAGCAATTGTTGCACGAACATATGCCGTTTACTTCTTTGCTTATGCTGCCGACGGAGGTGGGTGTCAAGTCTAATGGAAAACTTGTTGGTGAGGATATGATGTGGGACAGTAATGCCGATGCTCATGGCACTCAG ATATGGGATTTTCATTTAGGGCAACTGAGGAGTCATGACGAATCTGGCCAATTAGAAATCGAGTATGGTGCAAACGACGCAGGATTTGTGATCAAGAATTTCAGTGAACCAATGAAAGAAACATCTTTAACCAACACGAAAGTGTTGGGAAACATGTACCAGATGAATTGCTCCATCGTGCATGATGATATGGCACCATTTAAT GGACCAGCAACATCTGAAAGTAACAACCTCCCTATTGCAAGAGTGTTGTCAGGCACAGCTTTTTGTAAACCAAAATGTTCAGGTAGCTCTAAAGATGTCCAGTTCATGGAACAGTCTATTCTCGTAAGAGGTGAAGGCTTCAAAACAGAAGCAGCAACCAAGGTTGACATGGAGCTGTTGGTGCGGAATAGAGGTGATGCTATGCAACGttacaaggagaagaagaaaacccgAAG ATATGATAAGCACATACGGTATGAATCAAGAAAGGCGAGAGCTGATACCAGGAAGCGAGTGAAGGGTCGATTTGTGAAGACAACTGAAGTTCCTGACTGTTGA